In Brassica rapa cultivar Chiifu-401-42 chromosome A06, CAAS_Brap_v3.01, whole genome shotgun sequence, a single window of DNA contains:
- the LOC103871118 gene encoding persulfide dioxygenase ETHE1 homolog, mitochondrial yields the protein MGSSSSSSSSSSSKLLFRQLFEKESSTFTYLLADVSHPDKPALLIDPVDKTVERDLKLINELGLKLVYAMNTHVHADHVTGTGLLKTKVPGVKSVISKASGSKADMFLEPGDKVSIGDIYLEVRATPGHTAGCVTYVTGEDADQPQPRMAFTGDAVLIRGCGRTDFQGGSSDQLYESVHSQIFTLPKDTLIYPAHDYKGYEVSTVGEEMEHNPRLTKDKETFKSIMSNLNLAYPKMIDVAVPANMVCGLQDLPPQANL from the exons ATGGgttcatcttcctcttcctcctcctcctcctcctcgaaGCTTCTCTTCCGTCAGCTCTTTGAGAAAGAGTCTTCCACTTTCACGTATCTCCTCGCCGACGTGTCTCATCCCGATAAGCCTGCTCTG TTGATTGATCCGGTGGACAAGACTGTTGAAAGAGACTTGAAGCTGATCAATGAGCTAGGCTTGAAGCTTGTCTATGCTATGAACACTCATGTTCATGCTGATCATGTCACTGGCACTGGACTTCTTAAG ACAAAGGTACCCGGTGTGAAGTCTGTTATTTCAAAAGCAAGTGGTTCCAAAGCAGATATGTTTCTTGAGCCTGGTGACAAAGTATCCATTGGTGATATATACCTTGAG gTTCGTGCTACACCTGGACATACTGCAGGATGTGTTACATATGTGACTGGAGAGGACGCGGATCAGCCCCAACCAAGAATGGCTTTTACCGGGGATGCTGTCCTTATCCGCGGTTGTGGGAGAACTGACTTTCAG GGTGGAAGCTCGGATCAACTCTATGAATCTGTGCACTCACAG ATATTTACATTGCCAAAGGACACATTGATCTATCCAGCTCATGACTACAAAGGCTACGAG GTAAGTACAGTTGGAGAAGAGATGGAACACAACCCACGTTTAACCAAAGATAAAGAAACATTCAAATCCATCATGTCTA ATCTGAATCTAGCGTATCCGAAGATGATTGATGTTGCAGTTCCAGCAAACATGGTGTGTGGATTACAAGATTTGCCTCCTCAAGCCAACTTATAA
- the LOC103871119 gene encoding 60S ribosomal protein L18a-like protein isoform X1: MSKEKDKERVASPTSYGTFQGVPTYPPPLHPRPPQHHPVSGFPQPSQPPRATHHDLSVHQYIQEHQTVPGYDVAEGRHGRRERLPCCGIGIGWFLFITGFLLGSIPWYIGVFILVCAKINPREKPGYIACAIAAVLATIAIVFGFMGGREVWS; this comes from the exons ATGAGCAAAGAAAAAGACAAGGAGAGAGTAGCTTCTCCTACATCTTACGGCACGTTTCAAGGTGTCCCTACTTATCCACCACCGTTGCATCCTCGTCCTCCGCAGCATCATCCGGTCTCCGGATTCCCTCAGCCGTCTCAGCCTCCCAGAGCAACTCATCATGACCTTTCCGTTCATCAATACATTCAAGAACATCAAACCGTTCCTG GATATGATGTTGCTGAAGGGAGACATGGAAGACGAGAACGTCTTCCTTGTTGTGGTATTGGAATCGGTTGGTTCTT GTTCATAACCGGTTTTCTCCTTGGTTCAATACCATGGTACATAGGAGTATTCATTCTAGTATGTGCTAAGATCAACCCACGAGAGAAACCAGGATACATAGCTTGCGCCATCGCT GCTGTTCTTGCTACTATTGCCATAGTGTTTGGTTTCATGGGAGGAAGAGAAGTCTGGTCGTGA
- the LOC103871119 gene encoding 60S ribosomal protein L18a-like protein isoform X2 encodes MSKEKDKERVASPTSYGTFQGVPTYPPPLHPRPPQHHPVSGFPQPSQPPRATHHDLSVHQYIQEHQTVPGYDVAEGRHGRRERLPCCGIGIGWFLFITGFLLGSIPWYIGVFILVCAKINPREKPGYIACAIALP; translated from the exons ATGAGCAAAGAAAAAGACAAGGAGAGAGTAGCTTCTCCTACATCTTACGGCACGTTTCAAGGTGTCCCTACTTATCCACCACCGTTGCATCCTCGTCCTCCGCAGCATCATCCGGTCTCCGGATTCCCTCAGCCGTCTCAGCCTCCCAGAGCAACTCATCATGACCTTTCCGTTCATCAATACATTCAAGAACATCAAACCGTTCCTG GATATGATGTTGCTGAAGGGAGACATGGAAGACGAGAACGTCTTCCTTGTTGTGGTATTGGAATCGGTTGGTTCTT GTTCATAACCGGTTTTCTCCTTGGTTCAATACCATGGTACATAGGAGTATTCATTCTAGTATGTGCTAAGATCAACCCACGAGAGAAACCAGGATACATAGCTTGCGCCATCGCT TTGCCATAG